In the genome of Vicia villosa cultivar HV-30 ecotype Madison, WI linkage group LG7, Vvil1.0, whole genome shotgun sequence, one region contains:
- the LOC131616514 gene encoding U-box domain-containing protein 44-like, which yields MMVVDLFTSGPTTTAISQIIDTIGEFLCYASDVLVNKDSFKELGAYLERIMPVLKELRNEKASDSEAFNRAIDIMSRETKDAKLLAIECGKKSRFYLLMNCRSIVKRLENHTKEISKALGLLPLAVSGLSAGILEDIEKICGNMEKVGFKAAVADEEILEKIDSGIRENNVDRSYANNLITLIAEAVGITNERSTMKVELEEFKKEIENARVDKKKAEAMQMDQIIALLERADAASTPCERKLKYFAKRQSLGTRILEPLQSFYCPITHDVMMEPVETSSDQTFERSAIEKWFEEGNKSCPMTMIPLDTSVLRPNKTLKQSIEEWKDRNTMITIATLKEKIHQFGDDDEVMECLKTVQDLCEQREQHREWLMLEDYILVLIQILGSKKREIRNRALVILCILANDNDEAKERIATVDDAIESIVHSLGRRPEERKLAVALLLELSRNDMAREHIGKVQGCILLLVTMSNGDDDQAARDATELLYNLSYSDQNVILMAKANYFTHLLQRLSTGPDDVKMIMARTLAEMELSDHNKESLFDGGVLAPLLHLFLHYDLQMKTVATKALRNLSSLKRNGLEMIRQGAARPLLDLLFHHNIQTSSLWEDVAGIIMQLAASATSQDAETLVLLLDSDDDVFNLFPLVSVTQPGVQQNIILTFYVLCQSPSSSYIKTKLNQCSAIPELVKLCENEHTNLRASAVKLFSCLVESCDEAIILENVDKKCINTLLQILKSSSDKEEILSAMGIICHLPEIDQITQWILDAGILPIISKYVQDGRDRDLQRSNLVEEAIGALHRFTVPTNLEWQKIAAETGIITVLVQLLESGTTLSKQRAALCLAEFSKSTVRLSRPFPNRKGLLCCFSAPSEIGCRVHGGICTVKSSFCLLEAEAIGPLTRSLGESDYGVCGASLDALLTLIEGEKLESGSKVLAKANAIPLIIKFLSSSSPELQEKSLNVLERIFQLAEFKQLYGSSAQMPLVDLTQRSNGRVRSMSARVLAHLNVLHDQSSYF from the exons ATGATGGTTGTAGATTTGTTTACTTCTGGTCCTACCACAACTGCTATTTCTCAAATCATAGATACCATTGGCGAGTTTCTGTGCTATGCTAGTGATGTGCTTGTGAATAAGGATAGTTTTAAGGAGCTTGGTGCTTATTTGGAAAGAATCATGCCGGTTTTGAAAGAATTGAGGAATGAAAAAGCGAGTGATTCCGAGGCGTTCAATCGTGCTATTGATATCATGAGTCGCGAAACGAAGGATGCGAAGTTGCTTGCTATAGAATGTGGCAAGAAGAGCAGGTTTTATTTATTGATGAATTGCAGGTCCATTGTAAAGCGGTTGGAAAATCACACAAAGGAGATAAGCAAGGCGCTGGGTCTTCTTCCTTTAGCTGTATCAGGTCTTTCAGCTGGaatattggaggatattgaaaaAATTTGTGGTAATATGGAGAAAGTTGGATTTAAGGCTGCGGTAGCGGATGAAGAGATTTTAGAGAAAATCGATTCAGGGATAAGGGAAAACAATGTTGATCGTTCTTATGCAAATAATTTAATAACTCTCATTGCTGAGGCTGTTGGAATTACAAATGAGAGGTCGACAATGAAGGTTGAACTTGAAGAGTTTAAGAAAGAAATCGAAAATGCACGCGTTGATAAGAAAAAGGCCGAAGCTATGCAAATGGATCAGATCATTGCTTTGTTGGAAAGAGCTGATGCAGCCTCAACACCGTGCGAAAGGAAACTGAAATACTTTGCGAAGCGCCAATCTTTAGGAACTCGGATCTTAGAGCCTTTGCAGTCATTTTACTGTCCTATCACACATGATGTTATGATGGAGCCTGTTGAAACTTCGTCAGATCAAACATTTGAGAGAAGTGCAATAGAAAAATGGTTCGAAGAAGGAAACAAGTCGTGTCCTATGACAATGATTCCTTTAGATACATCGGTTTTGAGACCTAACAAAACTTTGAAACAATCCATAGAAGAATGGAAAGATAGAAATACAATGATTACAATTGCTACTTTGAAAGAAAAAATACACCAGTttggagatgatgatgaagtgATGGAATGTCTAAAAACTGTTCAAGATTTGTGTGAGCAAAGAGAGCAACACAGGGAGTGGTTGATGCTTGAAGACTACATACTAGTTCTTATCCAAATTCTCGGTTCAAAAAAACGCGAAATAAGGAATCGTGCTCTTGTCATCCTTTGCATTCTAGCTAATGATAATGACGAAGCTAAG GAAAGAATTGCAACAGTTGATGATGCAATTGAATCGATCGTCCATTCTCTTGGACGACGTCCAGAAGAAAGGAAGTTAGCAGTAGCATTACTGCTTGAATTATCCAGAAATGACATGGCGCGGGAACACATTGGAAAAGTTCAAGGTTGCATACTGTTATTGGTGACTATGTCTAACGGAGATGATGATCAAGCTGCTAGAGATGCAACTGAGCTGCTGTATAATCTTTCATACTCTGATCAGAATGTTATACTGATGGCAAAGGCAAATTATTTCACGCATTTACTGCAGCGTCTCTCGACAG GGCCTGATGATGTAAAGATGATTATGGCTAGAACTTTAGCAGAAATGGAGTTATCTGACCATAATAAAGAGTCTTTATTTGATGGTGGTGTATTGGCTCCTCTTCTCCACCTGTTCTTACATTATGATCTTCAGATGAAAACTGTGGCCACTAAAGCTCTTAGGAATCTATCAAGTTTAAAGAGAAATGGACTAGAAATGATTCGACAAGGTGCCGCGCGACCGTTGCTTGACCTCCTTTTCCATCATAACATACAAACATCAAGTTTATGGGAAGATGTAGCAGGCATAATCATGCAACTTGCTGCGTCAGCTACCTCTCAAGATGCTGAAACACTAGTTTTACTActagattctgatgatgatgttTTTAACCTTTTTCCTTTAGTCAGTGTGACACAACCTGGTGTGCAGCAAAACATTATTCTGACCTTTTATGTCTTGTGTCAGTCACCTTCATCTTCATACATCAAGACCAAGCTAAATCAG TGCTCGGCTATACCAGAATTGGTTAAGTTGTGTGAGAATGAGCATACAAACCTAAGAGCAAGTGCTGTAAAATTGTTTTCATGCTTGGTAGAGAGCTGTGATGAGGCCATAATACTGGAGAATGTTGATAAAAAATGCATCAATACTTTACTTCAGATCCTCAAATCTTCGTCTGATAAAGAGGAAATACTTTCTGCTATGGGAATAATATGCCATCTGCCAGAAATTGATCAAATAACTCAATGGATTCTGGATGCTGGTATACTTCCAATCATTTCTAAATATGTCCAAGACGGTAGAGACAGAGATCTTCAAAGAAGTAACTTAGTAGAGGAAGCTATTGGTGCCTTACATCGGTTTACAGTTCCGACTAATTTGGAGTGGCAAAAGATTGCAGCTGAAACTGGTATTATAACTGTTTTAGTGCAGTTGCTTGAAAGTGGAACAACCTTGTCAAAACAACGTGCGGCGTTGTGTCTCGCTGAATTTTCTAAAAGCACGGTTAGGCTCAGCAGACCGTTTCCGAACCGAAAAGGACTACTATGCTGTTTCTCAGCCCCAAGTGAAATTGGCTGCAGAGTTCATGGAGGAATATGCACCGTCAAGTCATCATTTTGCCTTTTGGAAGCTGAAGCAATTGGACCACTCACAAGGAGTCTTGGAGAATCTGATTATGGAGTTTGTGGGGCTTCTTTGGATGCTTTATTAACATTAATTGAAGGTGAAAAACTAGAGAGTGGTAGTAAAGTGCTTGCTAAAGCAAATGCAATACCCTTGATAATAAAATTTCTCAGTTCTTCCTCTCCTGAGTTGCAAGAAAAGTCTCTAAATGTTTTGGAAAGGATTTTTCAGCTAGCAGAGTTCAAACAGTTGTATGGAAGTTCAGCTCAAATGCCTCTAGTTGACTTAACACAGAGGAGTAATGGTAGAGTTAGATCCATGTCAGCTAGGGTATTGGCACATTTGAATGTTCTTCATGATCAGTCTTCATACTTTTGA
- the LOC131616515 gene encoding pentatricopeptide repeat-containing protein At5g08510: MNQVKQIHGYTLRNGIDNTKILIEKLLEIPNLNYAKLVLHHSPKPTVFLFNKLIQSHSSNHQHQCFSLYSQMLLHGLSPNQYTFNFLFSACTSIGSLSLGQMLHTQFIKSGFQPDVFASTALVNMYAKLGCLKLARNVFDEMTVRELPTWNAMIAGYSRDGDMESALELFWLMPYRNVVSWTTMVSGYSQNKQYEKALELFLRMEREKGVIPNEVTLASVLPACANLGALEIGQRVEAYARKNGFFKNLFVSNAVLEMYAKCGKIDVAWKVFDEIGRFRNLCSWNSMIMGLAVHGQCHKAVELYDQMLREGTLPDDVTFVGLLLACTHGGMVKKGKHIFQSMTRNFNVIPKLEHYGCMVDLLGRAGRLKEAYEVIQSMPMKPDSVIWGALLGACSFHGNVELAEIAAESLFALEPGNPGNYVILSNIYASAGQWDGVARLRKVMKGSKITKTAGHSFIEEGGQLHKFIVEDRSHSESSEIFALLNGVYEMIKFNRNEYECHFDFDLINHS, encoded by the exons ATGAACCAAGTGAAGCAAATTCATGGTTACACATTAAGAAACGGCATAGACAACACAAAAATCCTCATCGAAAAACTCCTTGAAATCCCAAACCTTAACTATGCCAAACTAGTGTTACACCATTCCCCAAAACCAACCGTTTTCCTCTTCAACAAACTCATTCAATCCCACTCCTCCAACCACCAACACCAATGTTTCTCCCTTTACTCCCAAATGCTCCTCCATGGCCTCTCACCAAATCAATACACTTTCAACTTCCTCTTCTCTGCATGTACCTCCATTGGTTCCCTTTCCCTTGGCCAAATGCTCCATACCCAGTTCATCAAATCGGGTTTTCAGCCTGATGTGTTTGCTTCCACTGCTTTGGTTAATATGTATGCTAAATTGGGCTGTTTGAAGCTTGCACGTAATGTGTTTGATGAAATGACTGTGAGGGAGTTGCCCACTTGGAATGCTATGATTGCGGGGTATTCGAGGGATGGTGATATGGAAAGTGCGTTGGAGTTGTTTTGGTTGATGCCGTATAGGAATGTGGTGTCGTGGACCACTATGGTATCGGGTTACTCGCAGAATAAGCAGTATGAGAAAGCTTTGGAGTTGTTTCTGAGGATGGAAAGGGAGAAAGGTGTAATTCCGAATGAAGTGACATTGGCGAGTGTTTTGCCGGCTTGTGCGAATCTTGGGGCACTTGAAATCGGGCAGAGGGTTGAAGCGTATGCGAGGAAAAATGGGTTTTTTAAGAATTTGTTTGTGAGTAATGCTGTATTGGAGATGTACGCGAAGTGTGGGAAGATTGATGTTGCTTGGAAGGTGTTTGATGAGATAGGTAGATTCAGAAACTTGTGCTCTTGGAATTCAATGATCATGGGTTTGGCTGTCCATGGACAATGTCACAAGGCCGTTGAGCTTTATGATCAAATGCTG AGAGAAGGAACTTTGCCCGATGATGTGACATTCGTAGGGCTTCTCTTGGCATGCACGCATGGAGGCATGGTTAAAAAGGGCAAACATATATTCCAGTCAATGACAAGAAACTTCAACGTTATTCCCAAACTAGAACACTATGGCTGCATGGTTGATCTCCTAGGTCGTGCAGGGCGATTAAAAGAAGCTTATGAGGTCATACAAAGTATGCCAATGAAGCCAGACTCAGTAATATGGGGTGCTTTGTTGGGGGCTTGCAGTTTCCATGGTAATGTTGAACTGGCTGAGATAGCAGCCGAATCTTTATTTGCTCTTGAGCCTGGGAATCCAGGAAATTACGTCATTCTTTCAAACATTTATGCATCAGCTGGCCAATGGGATGGAGTTGCAAGGCTCAGGAAGGTGATGAAGGGAAGCAAGATTACAAAGACAGCTGGACATAGCTTCATTGAAGAGGGAGGTCAACTGCATAAGTTCATTGTGGAGGATAGATCCCATTCAGAAAGTAGTGAAATTTTTGCTTTGCTAAATGGAGTTTATGAAATGATAAAGTTTAATAGAA